Proteins from a genomic interval of bacterium:
- a CDS encoding radical SAM protein — MNSTPIRKTVSLCPVCRRRLPADVVEADGSVYMEKDCPEHGHFRSRIGKYPRYYRELMELYRLLAEHFPYRRDRIESCAFTTTLRCNMSCPICFAADEGRVMPPEMPLAEIREKLKPLRGRGINFKLTGGESTVRDDLGEIVAMIRASGNFPVMVTNARRLDDLEYLQSLADRGLYAVAPWFDTTDSDGIYETMRGEPLLGQREKVLENVRRAGLKLIIFFVCARGVNDDQLPGILALTRSRPELFKINVMGYMHRGSRGFGRENEYLADELWDAVVASSAVFSSPDELFTALKINLISRAVRRIYHCFNSQTVLMPRSDRREDGFDLEKWDGIVRRFREMLPGDPGRARRFFLRRFAGDLFRMGFSRPLARRFIPGRKELADTFIPPGYYWLQFQCMYYPENYDEEMVREFCPYPSFNPGLEKRVSFCEYYNLGLKT, encoded by the coding sequence CGTGGTCGAAGCGGACGGCTCCGTCTATATGGAAAAGGACTGCCCCGAACACGGGCATTTCCGCTCCCGGATCGGGAAGTACCCCCGGTATTACCGGGAGCTGATGGAACTGTACCGGCTCTTGGCGGAGCATTTCCCCTATCGGCGGGACAGGATCGAATCCTGCGCCTTCACCACCACCCTGCGCTGCAACATGTCCTGTCCGATCTGCTTCGCCGCGGACGAGGGACGGGTGATGCCCCCGGAAATGCCCCTGGCGGAAATACGGGAAAAGCTGAAGCCGCTGCGGGGCCGGGGAATCAACTTCAAGCTGACCGGGGGGGAGTCGACCGTCCGCGACGACCTGGGGGAGATCGTCGCCATGATCCGCGCTTCCGGGAATTTCCCGGTCATGGTCACCAACGCCCGGCGCCTGGACGACCTCGAATATCTGCAGTCGCTGGCGGACCGCGGTCTCTATGCCGTCGCCCCCTGGTTCGACACGACCGACAGCGACGGCATCTACGAAACGATGCGGGGCGAACCGCTGCTGGGGCAGCGGGAGAAAGTACTTGAAAACGTCCGCCGGGCCGGGCTCAAGCTCATCATTTTCTTCGTCTGCGCCCGGGGGGTCAACGACGACCAGCTCCCCGGCATCCTGGCCTTGACCCGGAGCCGCCCCGAGCTTTTCAAGATCAACGTCATGGGGTATATGCACCGGGGAAGCCGGGGATTCGGACGGGAAAACGAATACCTGGCCGACGAACTCTGGGACGCGGTCGTCGCCTCCAGCGCCGTCTTCTCCTCCCCGGACGAACTGTTCACGGCCCTGAAGATCAACCTCATCTCCCGGGCCGTGCGCCGGATCTACCACTGCTTCAACTCCCAGACGGTCCTGATGCCTCGTTCGGACCGCCGGGAGGACGGTTTCGACCTGGAAAAATGGGACGGGATCGTCCGGCGTTTCCGGGAGATGCTGCCCGGCGATCCCGGCCGGGCCCGGCGCTTCTTCCTCCGGCGGTTCGCCGGCGATCTTTTCCGGATGGGATTTTCCCGTCCGCTGGCCCGGCGCTTCATCCCGGGACGGAAAGAGCTGGCCGACACCTTCATCCCCCCCGGGTATTACTGGCTCCAGTTCCAGTGCATGTACTACCCGGAAAACTACGACGAGGAGATGGTGCGGGAGTTCTGCCCCTACCCTTCCTTCAACCCGGGCCTGGAGAAACGGGTTTCCTTCTGCGAATACTACAACCTCGGCCTGAAGACCTGA
- a CDS encoding class I SAM-dependent methyltransferase, giving the protein MKRVQYDRIADRYLRVDPDPIHRYAVVPTVLEMAGDVAGRAAIDLACGSGMFCRLLKERGARRVVGIDISSRQIALARAENRERGIEYREMSADAADGKFGPEFDLATAVFLLHYSESEAKLRRMVGAIFRILKPGGRFAGIVQNPDLQFFEGVRYRRRFRRPGGGPVRDGEKVFLEIHGDKGKLCEFYYFHWSRKVYEAAFAAAGFPGLDWVPLRVDPAGNPGYGRDVLEPFEKNPNLIGLTAVKAPER; this is encoded by the coding sequence GTGAAGCGGGTCCAGTACGACCGGATCGCCGACCGCTACCTCCGGGTCGACCCGGATCCGATTCACCGCTACGCGGTCGTTCCCACGGTTCTCGAAATGGCGGGGGACGTCGCCGGCCGCGCGGCGATCGACCTCGCCTGCGGCAGCGGCATGTTCTGCCGGCTGTTGAAGGAGAGGGGGGCCCGGCGGGTGGTGGGGATCGACATCTCCTCCCGGCAGATCGCCCTGGCCCGGGCGGAGAACCGCGAGCGGGGGATCGAGTACCGGGAAATGTCCGCCGATGCGGCGGATGGGAAATTCGGGCCGGAGTTCGATCTGGCCACCGCCGTGTTCCTGCTCCACTACTCGGAGTCGGAGGCCAAACTGCGCCGGATGGTGGGGGCGATCTTTCGGATCCTGAAACCGGGCGGCCGTTTCGCGGGGATCGTCCAGAACCCCGATTTGCAGTTCTTCGAGGGGGTGCGTTACCGGCGCCGGTTCCGCCGGCCCGGGGGCGGACCGGTCCGGGACGGGGAGAAGGTCTTCCTGGAGATCCACGGGGACAAGGGGAAGCTCTGCGAATTCTACTACTTCCACTGGTCCCGGAAGGTCTACGAGGCCGCGTTCGCCGCCGCCGGGTTTCCCGGCCTCGACTGGGTCCCCCTCCGGGTGGACCCCGCCGGGAACCCCGGGTACGGCCGGGACGTCTTGGAGCCGTTCGAGAAAAATCCCAACCTGATCGGCTTGACGGCGGTGAAGGCCCCGGAGCGCTGA